The following are encoded in a window of Salinibacter ruber DSM 13855 genomic DNA:
- a CDS encoding BrxA/BrxB family bacilliredoxin: MPYPKQMVEPMRKELTQLGVEELRTPDEVDAAFDQAEDETMLLVINSVCGCAAGNARPAVAKAKDATDHHPDRYLTVFAGQDLEATERTREYLAGIPPSSPFFALFRDGQPVYVVERKHIEGRNADVIARDLVEAFEAYCGDEEPPADAPSRPDPSSSGEGLPSTFQSIT, translated from the coding sequence ATGCCGTACCCCAAGCAGATGGTTGAGCCGATGCGCAAGGAATTGACCCAGCTCGGTGTCGAGGAATTGCGTACGCCCGACGAGGTCGATGCCGCCTTCGATCAGGCGGAAGACGAAACGATGCTGCTCGTGATCAACTCGGTTTGCGGCTGCGCCGCGGGCAATGCACGCCCGGCCGTAGCCAAGGCGAAAGACGCGACCGATCACCATCCGGACCGTTACCTCACGGTGTTCGCCGGGCAGGACCTCGAGGCCACGGAGCGGACCCGAGAGTATCTTGCCGGCATCCCGCCTTCTTCGCCCTTCTTCGCCCTCTTCCGAGACGGCCAGCCCGTGTACGTGGTGGAACGGAAGCACATTGAGGGGCGGAATGCCGACGTGATCGCTCGGGATCTCGTGGAGGCATTTGAGGCGTACTGTGGCGATGAGGAGCCCCCTGCCGATGCCCCCTCGCGTCCCGACCCCTCAAGTTCGGGAGAAGGACTTCCGTCTACCTTTCAGTCCATCACGTAG
- a CDS encoding tyrosine-type recombinase/integrase, producing MKLLDSFLRSLSSSQTRRAYRTDLQAFFSQAEDITADLVQAITHEDIRAFVETMHDLDLAAGTQRRRLAALRSFFDWAMTERIYDRNPARHPDVKPMPPADASSSVRSLTKLEVRDTLEAAGASDETGLRDQAIILTTIHAALRRSEIAAVAVEDVRPLGRYWILEVNPEGTGEEYVRIPDQVVSVIDNVKDQFGLTAGPLWRSMSNRNRGEPLSADAIYTIVRRAGTAAGVGSITIDTLRRTGLRLAADGGASLSQIQAHGRFGNSAAAAQVHDPETTGGNLQDSAAVHIDFDVSEVLRGV from the coding sequence ATGAAGCTTCTCGACTCGTTCCTACGCAGTCTCTCTTCGTCCCAGACGCGCCGGGCGTACCGGACTGATCTGCAGGCGTTTTTTTCGCAGGCGGAGGACATAACCGCTGACCTCGTGCAGGCAATCACGCATGAGGACATTCGTGCCTTTGTGGAGACTATGCATGATCTCGACTTGGCAGCGGGGACCCAGCGCCGACGCCTTGCGGCCCTCCGCTCATTTTTCGATTGGGCAATGACGGAACGCATTTACGACCGCAACCCGGCGCGCCATCCTGACGTAAAGCCGATGCCTCCGGCCGACGCATCTTCGTCCGTGCGCTCACTTACGAAGCTAGAGGTGCGCGACACGCTAGAGGCGGCCGGCGCGTCAGACGAGACTGGGCTTCGCGATCAGGCAATCATCCTGACGACGATCCACGCGGCCCTGCGGCGGAGCGAAATCGCAGCCGTGGCGGTCGAAGACGTCCGGCCTCTCGGGCGGTATTGGATTCTTGAGGTGAATCCGGAGGGCACAGGCGAGGAATACGTTCGTATTCCCGATCAGGTCGTCAGTGTAATTGACAACGTAAAAGATCAGTTCGGGCTCACCGCCGGGCCGCTATGGCGCTCGATGAGCAATCGAAATCGCGGCGAGCCCCTTTCGGCGGACGCAATATATACGATCGTCCGTCGGGCCGGGACCGCCGCCGGGGTGGGCTCAATTACGATCGATACGCTGCGCCGCACCGGGCTGCGCCTTGCGGCCGACGGCGGCGCGAGCCTCTCACAGATTCAGGCCCATGGACGGTTCGGCAATTCTGCTGCGGCAGCACAGGTTCATGATCCCGAAACGACCGGGGGCAATCTCCAAGACAGTGCGGCCGTGCATATCGATTTTGATGTTTCGGAAGTCCTGCGAGGCGTGTAA
- a CDS encoding lycopene cyclase domain-containing protein yields the protein MSYLSFHLIFLVPPILLMVAFHRRPRRMDDDMRVDLAIPIVCLIAFTYTTPWDNYLVAQEVWWYGANRVVGTIGYVPVEEYMFFVLQPILTGLFLYQYLYRVSPTPNTYASAASWSGAALFAGITGLGAFLLMDGRASTLYLALILVWAPPILAGMWLYDGETLWAFRDSVLVTTALPTAYLWAADAVAIHSRIWTISPEYTVGASVLGLPLEEALFFLFTNLLVVQGILLLLYGSHRAVTPDQATRLSAT from the coding sequence ATGAGCTATCTATCTTTCCATCTGATCTTCCTAGTCCCTCCAATCCTCCTCATGGTGGCGTTTCACCGACGCCCGAGACGGATGGACGACGACATGCGGGTTGATTTGGCGATTCCGATTGTCTGCTTGATCGCATTTACGTACACGACTCCGTGGGACAATTACCTCGTCGCCCAGGAGGTGTGGTGGTACGGCGCCAATCGAGTCGTCGGGACCATCGGGTATGTGCCCGTCGAGGAATATATGTTCTTCGTGCTGCAGCCCATCCTGACTGGGCTCTTCCTTTATCAGTATCTGTACCGGGTTTCCCCAACCCCAAACACATACGCGTCGGCGGCGTCTTGGAGCGGAGCAGCACTGTTTGCCGGAATCACCGGGCTAGGGGCGTTTCTGCTAATGGACGGCCGTGCCTCAACGCTTTATTTGGCCCTCATTCTGGTGTGGGCCCCGCCCATCCTGGCGGGGATGTGGCTCTACGATGGGGAGACGCTCTGGGCCTTTCGGGACAGCGTCCTCGTGACAACGGCCCTCCCAACGGCGTACCTTTGGGCGGCCGATGCAGTGGCCATCCACTCCCGCATCTGGACGATCTCGCCCGAGTACACCGTCGGGGCATCGGTCCTCGGGTTGCCCCTGGAAGAAGCGTTGTTCTTCCTGTTCACAAACCTTCTGGTAGTGCAAGGCATTCTCCTGCTCCTGTACGGATCGCACAGGGCAGTTACACCGGACCAGGCGACGCGCCTGTCCGCGACCTAA
- the guaB gene encoding IMP dehydrogenase, whose amino-acid sequence MSQPVTNGTPDTAANDKIKTEGLTYDDVLLVPGHSEVMPRETDTSAWLTQNIKLNVPVLSAAMDTVTEADMAIALARQGGAGVLHKSMSIEDQAAEVRRVKRSENGMILDPITISPHDTVADARNMMAHYSIGGIPVVDESDKLVGIVTNRDVRFELDGDTPIREMMTADDLVTVPVGTTLDEAIEILQAHKVEKLPVVDEEGYLKGLITFKDIRKRRKHPNACKDEHGRLRVGAAVGVTPDVMDRVAALVEVGVDFVVVDTAHGHAEGVLETVRQVAARFESEVEIVAGNVGTADGARALIDAGVDCIKVGIGPGSICTTRVVAGVGVPQLTAIMECAEEARPDGVPVIADGGIKQTGDIPKALAAGASAVMIGSLFASVEESPGETIIYEGRKYKSYRGMGSVEAMQDGSKDRYFQDAEDELRKLVPEGVEGRVPYSGTLSEVIHQMKGGLQAAMGYCGSEEVRDLYESAQFVRTTAAGLRESHPHDVEITKESPNYYSGPSKRSD is encoded by the coding sequence ATGTCCCAACCGGTTACGAACGGCACCCCCGACACCGCAGCCAACGACAAAATCAAGACGGAAGGCCTGACCTACGATGATGTTCTTCTCGTGCCGGGCCATTCCGAGGTGATGCCCCGCGAGACGGATACCTCCGCTTGGTTGACCCAAAACATCAAGCTCAACGTTCCGGTCCTGTCCGCGGCCATGGATACGGTCACGGAGGCGGACATGGCCATTGCGCTGGCTCGCCAGGGGGGCGCCGGGGTGCTCCACAAAAGCATGTCGATTGAAGACCAGGCCGCCGAGGTGCGACGCGTGAAGCGGTCGGAGAACGGGATGATTCTCGACCCGATCACGATTTCGCCCCACGACACGGTGGCCGATGCCCGAAACATGATGGCGCACTACTCCATCGGGGGCATTCCGGTGGTGGACGAGTCGGACAAGCTCGTAGGGATCGTGACGAACCGGGACGTCCGGTTTGAGCTTGATGGCGACACGCCCATTCGGGAGATGATGACCGCCGACGATCTGGTGACAGTGCCGGTGGGCACGACCCTGGACGAGGCCATCGAGATCCTGCAGGCGCATAAGGTGGAAAAGCTTCCCGTCGTGGACGAGGAGGGCTACCTGAAGGGCCTTATCACCTTCAAAGACATACGCAAGCGCCGCAAGCACCCCAATGCCTGCAAGGACGAACACGGGCGGCTCCGTGTCGGGGCGGCTGTGGGCGTGACGCCCGACGTCATGGATCGGGTGGCGGCCCTGGTCGAAGTGGGGGTCGATTTCGTGGTCGTCGATACGGCTCACGGCCACGCCGAGGGCGTACTGGAAACGGTCCGGCAGGTCGCCGCTCGATTTGAGAGCGAGGTCGAAATTGTAGCCGGGAATGTAGGCACGGCCGACGGGGCCCGCGCGCTGATCGATGCTGGGGTGGACTGCATAAAGGTCGGGATCGGTCCCGGGTCGATCTGCACGACACGCGTGGTGGCCGGGGTTGGGGTCCCGCAGTTGACCGCCATCATGGAGTGTGCCGAGGAGGCCCGCCCCGACGGCGTCCCCGTCATTGCCGACGGCGGCATCAAACAGACCGGCGACATCCCCAAGGCACTGGCGGCCGGTGCCAGTGCGGTCATGATCGGAAGCCTCTTCGCAAGCGTCGAAGAAAGCCCCGGCGAGACGATCATCTACGAGGGGCGAAAGTACAAAAGCTACCGGGGCATGGGCTCGGTCGAGGCCATGCAGGACGGAAGCAAGGACCGGTACTTCCAGGACGCGGAGGACGAGCTTCGCAAACTGGTGCCGGAGGGGGTTGAAGGACGTGTGCCGTATAGTGGCACCCTGAGCGAGGTGATCCACCAGATGAAGGGCGGGCTCCAGGCCGCGATGGGGTACTGCGGCAGCGAGGAGGTTCGGGACCTCTACGAGTCGGCCCAGTTCGTTCGCACCACCGCCGCGGGCCTCCGAGAAAGCCACCCCCACGACGTTGAGATTACAAAGGAATCCCCGAACTACTACTCGGGGCCGTCCAAGCGCAGCGACTAG
- a CDS encoding cyclase family protein: protein MALIDISRSVSPATAVWPGDQEVQWTWTARRNEDESSVNLGSLRLSTHTGTHVDAPLHVKRQGQATDDLPLDSFVGPARVVDVNANAPSVRPEHIGQLDGASAERVLFKTSSGVSPDDEWPDAVVPIQPDTIHALADAGVSLVGTDAPSVDPLDSTDLPAHHALLDTGIVNLEGLVLTNVPPGRYELIALPLKIVGGDAAPVRAVLRDAPDP, encoded by the coding sequence ATGGCCCTCATCGACATCTCCCGAAGCGTCTCTCCAGCAACGGCCGTGTGGCCCGGCGACCAGGAGGTGCAATGGACCTGGACGGCTCGCCGCAACGAGGACGAATCGTCTGTCAACCTGGGCTCCCTCCGACTGAGCACCCACACCGGCACTCACGTGGACGCGCCCCTTCACGTTAAGCGGCAGGGGCAAGCGACCGACGATCTGCCGCTCGATTCTTTTGTTGGGCCCGCCCGCGTCGTGGACGTGAATGCCAACGCCCCATCGGTCCGCCCGGAACACATCGGTCAGTTAGACGGGGCCAGTGCGGAACGAGTTCTGTTCAAAACGTCTAGCGGGGTCTCTCCGGACGACGAGTGGCCGGACGCCGTGGTCCCGATTCAACCGGATACCATCCATGCCCTCGCGGACGCCGGCGTCAGTCTCGTGGGGACGGACGCCCCGTCCGTTGATCCGCTCGATAGCACAGACCTGCCCGCCCATCACGCGCTGCTGGACACTGGCATCGTGAATCTCGAAGGACTTGTCTTGACAAACGTCCCACCGGGGCGCTACGAGTTGATTGCGCTCCCGCTGAAGATTGTGGGGGGCGATGCGGCTCCCGTCCGGGCTGTGCTTCGAGACGCCCCCGATCCGTAG
- the miaA gene encoding tRNA (adenosine(37)-N6)-dimethylallyltransferase MiaA codes for MEPLSEPDASDPILTITGPTAVGKTAVSLEAAEQLNAEIVSVDSRQVYEELTIGTAKPSPSEQRRAPHHFIGERSLHEPFSAGAYAKAANDRIRAVLERGRRPLVVGGATLYLHALQYGLADIPDVDDEVRDELNQRLESEGQDALYEELQQVDPRQAAETDPTKTQKVIRALEVYHGTGKPLSYYYENQPEPPFDYVTVVLNRDREKLYDRINQRVDRMLDAGLLDEVRDVMDIDGVQLDEPPLSTIGYREPIQHLKGDIDYDEMVRLVKRNTRRYAKRQLTWFRRYDEYHWRAAPETRAEDLIEVLKNALDPTHSAAEGSAR; via the coding sequence ATGGAGCCTTTATCTGAGCCCGATGCGTCCGATCCCATCCTCACCATTACGGGCCCCACGGCGGTCGGCAAAACAGCGGTAAGCCTTGAGGCGGCCGAGCAGCTCAACGCCGAAATTGTCTCCGTCGACAGCCGACAGGTGTACGAGGAGCTGACGATCGGGACCGCGAAGCCATCCCCGAGCGAGCAGCGACGGGCTCCTCATCACTTCATCGGGGAGCGGTCCCTTCACGAGCCGTTCTCGGCCGGGGCGTACGCAAAGGCGGCCAACGACCGGATCCGAGCGGTCCTCGAGCGGGGACGCCGTCCGCTCGTCGTGGGGGGAGCGACACTGTACCTCCACGCCCTGCAGTACGGCCTGGCGGACATACCGGACGTGGACGATGAGGTGCGGGATGAGCTGAACCAACGGCTGGAGTCTGAGGGCCAGGACGCCCTCTACGAGGAGCTTCAGCAGGTGGACCCCAGGCAGGCCGCCGAAACCGACCCGACAAAGACCCAGAAGGTCATTCGGGCCCTTGAGGTGTACCACGGCACCGGAAAGCCCCTGTCCTACTACTACGAAAACCAACCGGAACCGCCATTTGACTACGTCACCGTGGTCCTCAACCGGGACCGAGAAAAGCTCTACGACCGCATCAACCAACGCGTCGACCGGATGCTCGACGCGGGCCTTCTAGACGAGGTTCGCGACGTCATGGACATCGACGGCGTGCAGCTGGACGAGCCGCCCCTCAGCACGATCGGCTATCGGGAACCGATCCAACACCTCAAGGGCGACATTGACTACGACGAAATGGTGCGACTCGTAAAGCGCAATACGCGCCGGTACGCCAAACGGCAGCTTACGTGGTTTCGGCGCTACGATGAGTACCACTGGCGGGCCGCTCCGGAGACCCGTGCAGAGGACCTAATCGAGGTGCTGAAGAACGCGTTAGACCCCACTCACTCCGCAGCGGAAGGCTCTGCTCGGTAG
- a CDS encoding pseudouridine synthase — translation MATESSDREGMRINKYIAHAGVCSRRDADDLVEQGRVHIDGERVDQHGTCVREGQTVTVDGEEVYPLEFEYLLLNKPKDTISTTDDPKDRRTVLDAIGVPEDNPSGLFPVGRLDRNTTGVLLVSNDGDLAHRLMHPRYEIPKIYYVRVQDDVKPHQLDQLKRGVELSDGAAAADQVAYLDPQRKTDIALELHEGRNRQIRRMMEALGHTIVQLERAKYATLTTGRLQRGEWRRLEPEEVRELYQRVDLQ, via the coding sequence ATGGCCACCGAGTCCTCCGACCGAGAAGGCATGCGGATCAACAAATACATTGCGCACGCGGGGGTCTGCTCGCGTCGGGATGCGGACGATCTGGTGGAGCAGGGACGGGTGCACATTGATGGGGAGCGGGTGGACCAGCACGGCACCTGTGTGCGGGAGGGACAGACCGTGACGGTGGACGGGGAGGAGGTGTACCCGCTCGAATTTGAGTATCTCCTTCTCAACAAGCCGAAGGACACGATAAGTACCACCGACGACCCGAAGGACCGCCGAACGGTTCTTGACGCGATCGGCGTTCCGGAGGACAACCCGTCCGGCCTCTTTCCGGTGGGGCGTCTCGATCGAAATACGACCGGGGTGCTTCTGGTCAGCAATGATGGGGACCTCGCCCATCGCCTCATGCATCCCCGATACGAGATTCCCAAGATCTACTACGTCCGGGTGCAGGACGACGTCAAGCCCCATCAGCTCGACCAGCTGAAGCGGGGCGTGGAGCTGTCCGACGGGGCGGCGGCGGCCGATCAGGTCGCGTACCTCGACCCGCAACGCAAAACCGACATTGCGCTCGAGCTGCACGAGGGCCGCAACCGGCAAATCCGTCGCATGATGGAGGCGCTCGGGCACACCATCGTGCAGCTGGAGCGGGCCAAGTACGCCACGCTCACCACCGGCCGCCTCCAGCGTGGCGAGTGGCGCCGGCTAGAACCGGAGGAAGTTCGCGAGCTCTATCAACGTGTTGATCTTCAATAA
- a CDS encoding bacteriorhodopsin-like — translation MLQELPTLTPGQYSLVFNMFSFTVATMTASFVFFVLARNNVAPKYRISMMVSALVVFIAGYHYFRITSSWEAAYALQNGMYQPTGELFNDAYRYVDWLLTVPLLTVELVLVMGLPKNERGPLAAKLGFLAALMIVLGYPGEVSENAALFGTRGLWGFLSTIPFVWILYILFTQLGDTIQRQSSRVSTLLGNARLLLLATWGFYPIAYMIPMAFPEAFPSNTPGTIVALQVGYTIADVLAKAGYGVLIYNIAKAKSEEEGFNVSEMVEPATASA, via the coding sequence ATGCTACAAGAACTTCCCACCCTGACGCCGGGCCAGTATAGCCTGGTGTTCAACATGTTCTCTTTCACCGTTGCGACCATGACGGCTTCCTTTGTGTTCTTCGTCCTGGCGCGCAACAACGTAGCGCCGAAGTACCGGATTTCGATGATGGTCTCGGCGCTGGTGGTCTTCATTGCCGGCTACCACTACTTCCGCATTACCAGCAGTTGGGAAGCCGCGTATGCCCTGCAGAATGGGATGTACCAGCCCACCGGTGAGCTATTTAACGACGCATACCGCTATGTGGACTGGCTCCTTACGGTGCCGCTGCTGACCGTAGAGTTGGTGCTCGTCATGGGCCTTCCGAAGAACGAGCGCGGTCCGTTGGCCGCGAAGCTTGGATTCCTGGCGGCCCTCATGATCGTGCTCGGGTACCCCGGTGAGGTCAGTGAGAACGCGGCCCTCTTCGGAACCCGCGGTCTCTGGGGCTTCCTGAGCACCATTCCGTTCGTTTGGATCCTGTACATCCTCTTCACCCAGTTGGGTGATACGATTCAGCGGCAGAGCAGTCGCGTGTCGACGCTTCTCGGCAACGCCCGGCTGCTGCTGCTGGCCACCTGGGGCTTCTACCCGATTGCGTACATGATCCCGATGGCATTCCCTGAGGCGTTCCCGAGCAACACCCCGGGAACCATCGTGGCCCTTCAGGTCGGATACACGATCGCGGACGTTCTCGCGAAGGCCGGATACGGCGTGCTTATCTACAACATCGCCAAGGCCAAGTCCGAAGAGGAAGGCTTCAACGTCAGTGAGATGGTGGAGCCGGCCACGGCCAGTGCGTAA
- a CDS encoding phytoene desaturase family protein, producing MSTDYDLITIGAGHNGLIASAYVAQAGYRVAVFEEREMVGGAVSTKELFPGYQIDLGGSAHILIRQTPIVEELELEQYGLTYIELDPMFVAPFPDGDVIYFYRDLDRTVDHLERLFPGEGKAYREFVTDWIGFARTMRDIFLTSPSPLELGKQLIRGASSPLPWQEELRHILRPYQEVLGSYFEEEKLRTAIAWMAAQSGPPPTDPLTGPFALWHPLYHEGGVARPKGGSGELTQALKRHIEAHGGDIYTDAPVENILVNHEHAEGIRVNGTSYTSRAVCSATHAKETFDHLLPARHRPDGADGLRIGNGFGAMMRLALDEPVSYTATADDQKARTGLQLLCRDMTQLRAAYGDHLAGRPAQDPPLIAMTFSAADDTLAPPGGEVLWLWGQYFPYELASGRTWPDIAEEVADTLLAQFEQYAPGTRQSIVGQLFQHPEWLEEHLGLYRGNVMHLEMSIDQMFSARPLFGASDYEGPVDDLFLTGASTHPGGGIMGASGRNAARVVLKNVA from the coding sequence ATGTCCACTGACTACGACTTGATTACCATTGGCGCGGGGCACAATGGGCTGATTGCGAGCGCCTACGTCGCCCAGGCAGGCTACCGGGTTGCGGTGTTTGAAGAGCGGGAGATGGTTGGGGGGGCGGTGTCCACCAAAGAGCTTTTTCCGGGATACCAGATCGACCTGGGGGGGAGCGCGCACATCCTGATACGGCAAACCCCCATCGTCGAAGAGCTTGAGCTGGAGCAGTATGGGCTCACGTACATTGAGCTCGACCCGATGTTCGTCGCGCCGTTCCCCGACGGCGACGTAATCTACTTCTACCGCGACCTAGACCGTACCGTTGACCACCTCGAACGGCTCTTTCCCGGAGAGGGCAAGGCCTACCGCGAGTTTGTGACGGACTGGATAGGATTTGCCCGCACCATGCGGGACATCTTTCTCACCTCCCCGAGTCCCTTGGAGTTGGGCAAGCAGTTGATTCGTGGGGCCAGCTCTCCACTTCCCTGGCAGGAGGAGCTTCGTCACATCCTCCGTCCGTATCAGGAGGTTCTGGGGTCCTATTTCGAGGAAGAGAAGCTGCGAACGGCCATTGCCTGGATGGCCGCTCAGTCGGGCCCCCCGCCGACCGATCCCCTCACTGGGCCTTTTGCGCTGTGGCACCCATTGTACCACGAAGGGGGCGTGGCGCGTCCCAAGGGCGGATCCGGCGAGCTCACGCAGGCACTCAAGCGCCACATTGAGGCACATGGAGGCGACATCTACACCGACGCGCCCGTCGAGAACATTCTGGTCAACCACGAACACGCCGAGGGCATTCGGGTCAACGGAACCTCTTACACGAGTCGAGCCGTGTGTTCGGCCACACACGCGAAGGAAACGTTCGACCACCTCCTCCCTGCTCGGCACCGGCCGGACGGGGCCGACGGGTTGCGGATTGGAAATGGGTTCGGGGCGATGATGCGCCTCGCGCTGGACGAGCCCGTCTCGTACACGGCGACCGCCGACGACCAAAAGGCCCGAACAGGCCTGCAGCTGCTGTGCCGGGACATGACGCAACTACGGGCGGCCTACGGAGACCACCTGGCCGGCCGGCCGGCACAGGACCCGCCCCTAATCGCAATGACATTCTCCGCGGCGGACGATACACTTGCTCCCCCCGGCGGAGAAGTGCTTTGGCTTTGGGGGCAGTACTTTCCCTACGAGCTGGCCAGCGGACGCACGTGGCCGGACATCGCTGAGGAGGTGGCCGACACGCTGCTCGCCCAATTTGAGCAGTATGCACCCGGAACGCGGCAGTCAATTGTCGGCCAGCTCTTCCAGCACCCCGAGTGGTTGGAGGAACACCTAGGGCTGTATCGGGGAAATGTGATGCATCTTGAGATGAGCATCGACCAAATGTTCTCGGCACGACCTCTTTTTGGGGCCTCGGATTACGAGGGGCCGGTAGACGACCTTTTCCTGACGGGGGCGAGCACACATCCAGGGGGAGGAATCATGGGGGCGTCCGGGCGAAATGCTGCCCGTGTGGTGCTGAAAAACGTGGCGTGA
- a CDS encoding aminopeptidase P family protein → MSRVRGRLNDLEADAIFLTSMPKIRWACGFTGSSGLLIVGPDSASFVTDGRYTDQARSEVDGADVHIARDGLSACVKEVGLLESFSRVAFQADHVSVARRDALVDEHGEVEWIPKTGLLTQLAGSKTEDEVSRIRRAQSITENVFREITDLIEPGMTEREIGAEIVYRHLKKGAESMAFDPIVASGPNGARPHARPTDRSLHAGDMIVIDMGCFRDGYASDMTRTVALGEPEDTARRGYEAVLEAQHAALDAARAGMTGRELDAVARGSLEAAGLAEHFTHGLGHGLGLQVHEWPRVSHTADDELPEGACVTIEPGVYLPEKQYGVRIEDIIVLREDGCENLTRSPKELMVL, encoded by the coding sequence ATGTCCCGTGTTCGAGGTCGCCTGAACGACCTCGAGGCCGACGCCATTTTTCTCACTTCGATGCCGAAGATCCGGTGGGCCTGTGGCTTTACAGGATCCAGTGGACTCCTGATTGTCGGTCCCGACTCGGCGTCCTTCGTCACCGATGGGCGCTACACGGACCAAGCCCGGTCGGAAGTAGACGGGGCGGACGTCCACATTGCCCGAGATGGACTCTCGGCGTGCGTGAAGGAGGTGGGTCTCTTGGAGTCGTTCTCGCGAGTGGCGTTTCAGGCCGACCACGTCAGCGTCGCTCGCCGCGATGCTCTTGTGGACGAGCACGGGGAGGTAGAGTGGATTCCGAAGACCGGCCTGCTAACCCAGCTTGCCGGATCCAAAACCGAAGATGAGGTCTCTCGGATTCGCAGGGCCCAGTCGATTACCGAAAACGTGTTCCGCGAGATTACCGACCTCATCGAGCCGGGCATGACGGAGCGGGAAATCGGGGCGGAAATTGTGTATCGTCACTTGAAGAAGGGGGCCGAGTCGATGGCGTTCGACCCCATCGTTGCCTCAGGCCCCAATGGCGCGCGTCCCCACGCCCGTCCCACAGATCGGTCCCTGCACGCCGGGGATATGATCGTGATCGACATGGGGTGCTTTCGGGACGGGTACGCGTCCGATATGACGAGGACGGTGGCGCTGGGCGAGCCCGAAGATACGGCCCGGCGGGGCTACGAAGCAGTACTGGAGGCCCAGCACGCCGCGCTCGATGCCGCACGGGCCGGCATGACGGGGAGAGAGTTGGATGCTGTGGCCCGAGGGTCGCTTGAGGCTGCTGGACTGGCGGAGCACTTCACGCACGGGCTGGGTCACGGGCTTGGGCTTCAGGTGCACGAATGGCCCCGGGTCTCGCACACGGCCGACGACGAGCTGCCAGAGGGGGCCTGTGTAACGATTGAGCCTGGGGTGTACCTTCCAGAAAAGCAGTACGGGGTTCGCATTGAAGACATTATCGTGCTCCGAGAAGACGGGTGTGAGAACCTGACCCGCAGCCCGAAAGAGCTGATGGTCTTATAA
- the scpB gene encoding SMC-Scp complex subunit ScpB codes for MPDDASPESPEAPAHSPDRPAKANDHTLVEAAEAILFAADEPVSASRIATIVGDVTGRSEPSEDDVAAALDRLNTTYEEHDRAFEVKSWAGGYRMVTRAPLSPYAKTFYVEEQETTLSRSLMETLAVIAYRQPVTRPEVDFVRGVNSDYAIRKLLEMDLASVEGRAESVGRPLLYGTTDRFLEQFGLDALDDLPTLREVEDLLDDPAFDDERAKLLQLDREEGISVDMLDAETGDSPNGDSPNQRPTE; via the coding sequence ATGCCCGACGATGCGTCTCCAGAATCACCGGAGGCCCCGGCGCACAGCCCCGACCGCCCGGCCAAGGCGAACGATCATACGCTCGTGGAGGCCGCGGAGGCGATCCTGTTCGCCGCCGATGAGCCCGTGTCGGCCTCCCGCATCGCGACGATCGTGGGCGACGTGACGGGGCGCTCTGAGCCGTCCGAGGACGACGTCGCCGCGGCCCTCGACCGGCTCAACACCACGTACGAGGAGCACGATCGGGCCTTTGAGGTGAAATCCTGGGCGGGTGGATATCGGATGGTCACCCGGGCGCCTCTCTCGCCCTACGCCAAGACCTTCTACGTCGAGGAGCAGGAGACCACCCTCTCGCGTTCCTTGATGGAAACCCTGGCGGTGATTGCCTACCGTCAGCCGGTCACCCGGCCGGAGGTCGACTTTGTGCGCGGCGTCAACTCGGACTACGCGATTCGGAAGCTGCTGGAGATGGACCTGGCGAGCGTCGAGGGCCGGGCGGAGTCAGTCGGGCGCCCCCTGCTCTACGGCACCACCGACCGCTTTCTCGAGCAGTTCGGCCTGGACGCCCTGGACGACCTGCCGACCCTACGAGAGGTGGAAGACCTGCTCGACGACCCGGCCTTCGACGACGAGCGGGCCAAACTCCTCCAACTCGATCGGGAGGAGGGCATTTCAGTCGACATGCTGGACGCCGAAACTGGCGATTCCCCAAATGGCGACTCCCCAAACCAACGCCCGACCGAGTAG